The Christiangramia forsetii KT0803 DNA segment GATTCAGGGTATCCACCTGAAACCATCATTACCGTAGCCGCAGTTCTGGAATCAATTTCTAAATTAGCCTGATCAAGTTCCACACTCCAGGTTTTTTCAAATAATTCAACAAGGTCAGATTTTATCCTGGGGAGAACTACCTCCGTTTCAGGATCACCCATTCTCACATTGTACTCTATAACAAATGGCTCATCCCCAACCCTGATCAATCCAATAAAAATAAATCCTTTATAATCGATCTCCTCTTTCATTAATCCGTTTACCGTTGGTTTAACGATACGCTCCTCGATTTTATTCATCAAAGTTTCATCAGCAAAAGGAACCGGGGAAACAGCTCCCATTCCGCCGGTATTCAAGCCTGTATCACCTTCACCAATTCTTTTATAATCTTTCGCAGTTGGCAATATCTGGTAATTTTTACCGTCAGTAAGCACAAATACGCTGAGTTCAATTCCGTCCAGAAATTCTTCGATCACCACTTTCTTACTTGCGGCACCAAATTTTCCCGACAACATATTTTCCAGCTCTTTCTTAGCTTCCTCAAGATCTTCAATGATCAAAACTCCTTTTCCGGCTGCAAGACCATCTGCTTTTAAGACATACGGTGGTTTTAGGGTTTCCAGAAAATTCTTCCCTGCACCCAAACTTTCAAAGCTGAAGCTTTCATAGGCAGCTGTTGGAATTCCATGCATAGCCATAAACTCCTTTGCACGCTCCTTGCTGCCTTCTAACAAAGCCCCACGACTCGAAGGCCCTATAATCTGAATATCTTTTAGCCGTTCATCATTTGTAAAATAATCTACGATGCCCTTCACTAATGGATCTTCCGGTCCAACCACGATCATTTTAATATTCCTTTCCAACGCAGTATTTGCAACTGCAGCGAAATCTATAGGATTCAGCGATAGATTTTCTGCAATCTCTGCGGTTCCAGCATTTCCAGGTGCAACATACAGTTTACTACATTTACTGCTTTGTGCCATCTTATATGCGAAGGTATGCTCTCGCCCACCGGAGCCAAGGATAAGAATATTCATGTGGTTGTGATTTTAAATATTGCATCAAAAATAATTGTTTGTAAATTGAAGCACCAATAAATTCGTTAAAAAAGCTTTTCTGCCCTTGGATTGGTTTAAACTTTCGTTGCAGCTTAATAAATTCCCTATAGAAAGGGCAAAAAAAACTCTGGAAGAAATTCAAAATATTCCTGAACACGAGTATGCTGAATATCAAAGAAAACGGAAAAATGCCATTATAGATTACCATATACAGCATAATGATTTTTATCGTGAGTTCTTTAATTGGGATGGTTTTGATGACTGGCAACATGTACCAATCATGAAAAAATCTGATCTGCAACATCCTTTGAAAGATCGGCTGAGTTCCACGTACAATACAAAAACGGCCTACATTGGAAAAACTTCTGGCAGTAGCGGTCATCCTTTTATTTTTGCTAAAAATAGGTTTGCCCATGCTTTAAGCTGGGCCGGCTTTCAAGATAGATATCGCTGGTATCATATAGATCTCAATAAATCTTTACAAGCCAGGTTTTATGGGATTCCTCTTGATTTCTACGGAAATGT contains these protein-coding regions:
- the purD gene encoding phosphoribosylamine--glycine ligase; translated protein: MNILILGSGGREHTFAYKMAQSSKCSKLYVAPGNAGTAEIAENLSLNPIDFAAVANTALERNIKMIVVGPEDPLVKGIVDYFTNDERLKDIQIIGPSSRGALLEGSKERAKEFMAMHGIPTAAYESFSFESLGAGKNFLETLKPPYVLKADGLAAGKGVLIIEDLEEAKKELENMLSGKFGAASKKVVIEEFLDGIELSVFVLTDGKNYQILPTAKDYKRIGEGDTGLNTGGMGAVSPVPFADETLMNKIEERIVKPTVNGLMKEEIDYKGFIFIGLIRVGDEPFVIEYNVRMGDPETEVVLPRIKSDLVELFEKTWSVELDQANLEIDSRTAATVMMVSGGYPESYEKGKVITGINEIEDSIVFHAGTKQENGQVVTSGGRVIALTSFGEDYKKALKKSYQSAEKLHFDKMYFRKDIGFDLS